TCTCTGTTTTACCTACACCTGTTGGGCCAATCATAAGGATATTTTTGGGAGCAATTTCATCACGTAATGGAGGTGGAACCTGTTTTCTTCTCCAGCGATTGCGTAAGGCAATAGCTACAGCACGTTTTGCATTATCTTGACCAATTATATATTTGTCTAAAGCAGCTACAATTTCTTTGGGGGTTAAAAAAGACATGTTGCCTCCTTATTTCAAAATTTCCAGTACCAATCTTTCATTAGTATATGGACAGATAGAAGCAGCAATAAGCATCGCTTCTCTGACAATTTCCTCAGCACTGAGTGAAGAATGTCTTAAAAGGGCTTTAGCTGCTGCTAAGGCATAAGGGCCACCTGAACCAATGGCTGCTACTGGTTCATCTGGTTCAATTACATCACCATTACCTGAAATAATCAAAATACTATCTTTGTCTGTAACAAGAAGAAGGGCTTCAAGCCGACGAAGTGTTTTATCTGTTCGCCAATCCTTTGCTAATTCTACAGCTGCCCTCTTTAACTGTCCATTAAACTCTTCAAGTTTTTTTTCAAATCTTTCAAAAAGTGTCATTGCATCAGCACTTGCTCCAGCAAAACCAGCTAAAACCTTATTATGATAAATTTTTCTTACTTTTTGAGCTTTTTGTTTTAAAATATAATTTTGACCAAAAGTAACTTGTCCATCACCAGCCATTACAGCCATTCCCTGATGACGTATGCTTAAAATGGTTGTACTTTTTATCATCTCAACTCCTAGGATGTGTTTTATCATAAATCTCCATCAATTTATCTAAAGTAATGTGAGTATATCTTTGGGTAGCAGCTAGACTTTTATGTCCTAACAATTCTTGTACTACTCTTAAATCTGCACCTTGATCTAAAAGATGGGTAGCAAAACTATGGCGAAATACATGTGGATAAACATTTTTAAACATACCAGCTATTGCTGC
The window above is part of the Candidatus Desulfofervidus auxilii genome. Proteins encoded here:
- the hslV gene encoding ATP-dependent protease subunit HslV, with amino-acid sequence MIKSTTILSIRHQGMAVMAGDGQVTFGQNYILKQKAQKVRKIYHNKVLAGFAGASADAMTLFERFEKKLEEFNGQLKRAAVELAKDWRTDKTLRRLEALLLVTDKDSILIISGNGDVIEPDEPVAAIGSGGPYALAAAKALLRHSSLSAEEIVREAMLIAASICPYTNERLVLEILK